A window of Formosa sp. Hel1_31_208 contains these coding sequences:
- the secY gene encoding preprotein translocase subunit SecY has protein sequence MKFIETLKNVWKITELKDRIILTLGLLLVYRFGAQVVLPGIDASQLGGLADGTNEGILGILNMFTGGAFANASVFALGIMPYISASIVVQLMGIAIPYLQKLQKEGASGQKKITQITRWLTIIICLFQAPGYLASLQPAFGIPSTAFLLGTGPTFYISSVIILVTGCIFAMWLGEKITDKGIGNGISLLIMVGIIATLPQSFIQNAASRLDGGGNGGLMMILIELVVWFVIILASVMLVMAVRKIAVQYARRTASGGYEKNVFGSRQFLPLKLNASGVMPIIFAQAIMFVPSLIGKSFGSSSEVGQWMQTQFNDPFGLWYNVVFALLIIIFTYFYTAITVPTNKMADDLKRSGGFIPGIRPGTETSEYLDKIMSQITLPGSIFLALIAVFPAIIVKLMDVQGGWALFFGGTSLLIMVGVAIDTMQQVNSYLLNKHYDGLMKTGKNRKAVA, from the coding sequence ATGAAATTTATAGAGACATTAAAAAATGTTTGGAAAATAACTGAGCTCAAAGACAGAATCATTTTAACACTTGGTCTGCTTTTGGTGTACCGTTTTGGTGCTCAAGTTGTTTTACCGGGTATTGATGCAAGTCAGTTAGGTGGTTTAGCCGATGGTACAAATGAAGGTATATTAGGAATTCTTAATATGTTTACAGGTGGGGCTTTCGCTAATGCGTCGGTATTTGCATTAGGTATTATGCCTTACATTTCAGCTTCAATTGTGGTGCAGTTGATGGGAATTGCGATTCCTTATCTGCAAAAACTACAAAAAGAAGGTGCTAGTGGACAAAAGAAGATTACTCAAATTACACGTTGGCTAACGATAATCATTTGTTTATTCCAAGCACCTGGGTATTTAGCAAGTTTACAACCAGCATTTGGTATTCCTTCTACGGCATTCTTATTAGGTACAGGTCCAACATTTTATATATCTTCAGTGATCATCTTGGTGACTGGGTGTATATTCGCAATGTGGTTAGGTGAAAAGATTACAGATAAAGGTATTGGTAATGGTATTTCATTATTAATTATGGTTGGTATTATTGCAACTTTACCACAGTCATTCATTCAAAATGCTGCATCTCGTTTAGACGGTGGTGGAAATGGTGGATTAATGATGATCTTAATCGAACTCGTTGTTTGGTTTGTAATCATTCTAGCATCAGTCATGTTGGTAATGGCAGTTAGAAAAATAGCCGTTCAATACGCAAGAAGGACAGCGTCAGGTGGTTATGAAAAAAACGTGTTTGGATCGAGACAATTTTTACCTCTAAAGCTAAATGCATCAGGAGTAATGCCAATTATCTTCGCACAAGCAATTATGTTCGTGCCTAGTTTAATTGGGAAGTCTTTTGGTTCATCAAGTGAAGTGGGACAGTGGATGCAAACACAGTTTAATGATCCTTTCGGATTATGGTACAACGTAGTGTTCGCATTATTAATTATCATCTTTACGTATTTCTATACGGCGATTACGGTTCCTACGAACAAAATGGCTGATGATTTAAAACGAAGTGGTGGTTTTATTCCAGGGATTCGTCCAGGAACTGAGACTTCAGAATATTTAGATAAAATAATGTCACAAATAACCTTACCAGGTTCTATTTTTTTAGCATTAATAGCTGTGTTCCCAGCAATTATTGTAAAGCTTATGGACGTGCAAGGTGGATGGGCATTATTCTTTGGTGGCACATCGCTACTAATTATGGTTGGAGTTGCAATAGACACCATGCAACAAGTGAATTCATATCTGTTGAATAAACATTATGATGGCTTGATGAAAACTGGTAAAAATAGAAAAGCGGTAGCTTAA
- the infA gene encoding translation initiation factor IF-1, whose translation MAKQAAIEQDGSIIEALSNAMFRVELENGHIVTAHISGKMRMHYIKLLPGDKVKLEMSPYDLTKARITYRY comes from the coding sequence ATGGCAAAACAAGCAGCAATAGAACAAGACGGATCAATCATAGAAGCATTATCAAATGCGATGTTCCGAGTTGAACTAGAAAATGGTCATATCGTGACTGCACATATTTCGGGTAAAATGCGTATGCATTACATTAAATTGTTACCTGGAGATAAAGTTAAATTAGAAATGAGTCCTTACGATTTAACGAAGGCTCGCATAACTTATAGATACTAA
- the ykgO gene encoding type B 50S ribosomal protein L36: MKVRASIKKRSVDCKLVRRKGRLYVINKKNPRFKQRQG; this comes from the coding sequence ATGAAGGTAAGAGCATCAATTAAAAAGAGAAGTGTTGACTGTAAATTAGTCCGCAGAAAAGGTAGACTTTACGTCATTAACAAAAAGAATCCTAGATTCAAACAAAGACAAGGGTAA
- the rpsM gene encoding 30S ribosomal protein S13, whose protein sequence is MARIAGVDIPKQKRGVISLTYIYGLGRSRAQEILATAKVDESIKVEDWTDEQIGAIRDAVGTYTIEGELRSETQLNIKRLMDIGCYRGIRHRAGLPLRGQRTKNNSRTRKGRRKTVANKKKATK, encoded by the coding sequence ATGGCAAGAATTGCAGGTGTAGACATACCAAAACAGAAAAGAGGTGTAATCTCTTTAACTTATATCTACGGATTAGGTAGAAGTAGAGCACAAGAAATTTTAGCAACAGCTAAAGTAGACGAGAGCATCAAAGTAGAAGATTGGACTGATGAGCAAATTGGAGCAATCCGTGACGCTGTTGGAACTTATACTATTGAAGGTGAATTACGTTCTGAAACACAATTAAACATTAAGCGATTAATGGATATTGGATGTTACAGAGGAATTCGTCATAGAGCTGGACTTCCATTAAGAGGTCAAAGAACTAAAAACAACTCTAGAACGAGAAAAGGTAGAAGAAAAACGGTTGCTAACAAGAAAAAGGCAACTAAATAA
- the rpsK gene encoding 30S ribosomal protein S11 — protein sequence MAKSSTKKRKVIVDAVGEAHIAASFNNIIISLTNKKGDVISWSSAGKMGFRGSKKNTPYAAQLAAEDASGVAKEAGLKKVKVYVKGPGNGRESAIRSIHNAGIEVTEIIDVTPLPHNGCRPPKRRRV from the coding sequence ATGGCAAAGTCAAGTACTAAAAAACGTAAGGTAATAGTAGATGCTGTTGGAGAAGCGCATATTGCAGCCTCTTTTAATAACATCATAATCTCTTTAACAAACAAAAAAGGAGACGTTATTTCATGGTCATCAGCTGGTAAAATGGGATTTAGAGGTTCTAAGAAGAACACACCCTACGCTGCTCAATTAGCTGCAGAAGATGCATCTGGAGTTGCAAAAGAAGCTGGTCTCAAAAAAGTGAAAGTATACGTAAAAGGTCCTGGTAACGGTAGAGAATCTGCAATTAGATCAATTCATAATGCAGGTATCGAAGTAACTGAAATTATCGATGTTACGCCATTACCACATAATGGATGTAGACCTCCAAAAAGAAGAAGAGTTTAA
- the rpsD gene encoding 30S ribosomal protein S4, translated as MARYTGPKTKIARKFGEAIFGDDKAFEKRNYPPGQHGGNKRRGKKSEYAIQLMEKQKAKYTYGILEKQFRNMFKKATAAQGITGEVLLQLCESRLDNVVFRMGLSPSRSGARQLVSHRHITVNGGIANIPSYQLKAGDVVAVREKSKSLESIENSLANSSNVYEWITWNNDTKQGTYVSVPERIQIPENINEQYIVELYSK; from the coding sequence ATGGCAAGATATACTGGTCCTAAAACTAAAATAGCCCGAAAATTCGGTGAAGCTATTTTTGGAGATGATAAGGCTTTTGAAAAAAGAAATTATCCTCCAGGTCAACACGGTGGAAATAAGCGTCGTGGAAAAAAATCTGAATATGCTATCCAGTTAATGGAAAAGCAAAAAGCAAAATATACGTATGGTATATTAGAAAAGCAATTCAGAAACATGTTCAAAAAAGCAACTGCTGCTCAAGGTATTACAGGTGAAGTATTACTTCAACTTTGTGAGTCTCGTTTAGATAATGTCGTTTTTAGAATGGGATTGTCTCCATCTCGTAGTGGAGCAAGACAATTAGTGTCTCACAGACATATCACTGTTAATGGTGGTATTGCTAACATTCCTTCTTACCAATTAAAAGCTGGTGATGTTGTAGCTGTAAGAGAAAAATCAAAATCATTAGAGTCTATCGAAAATTCATTAGCTAATTCTAGCAATGTATACGAATGGATCACTTGGAATAATGACACAAAACAAGGAACTTATGTTTCTGTTCCAGAAAGAATCCAGATTCCAGAAAATATCAACGAACAATATATCGTTGAATTATACTCTAAATAA